Proteins encoded together in one Eubalaena glacialis isolate mEubGla1 chromosome 7, mEubGla1.1.hap2.+ XY, whole genome shotgun sequence window:
- the TRIM27 gene encoding zinc finger protein RFP: MASGSVAECLQQETTCPVCLQYFVEPMMLDCGHNICCACLARCWGAAETNVSCPQCRETFPQRHMRPNRHLANVTQLVKQLRTERPSGPGGEMGVCEKHREPLKLYCEEDQMPICVVCDRSREHRGHSVLPLEEAVEGFKEQIQNQLDHLKRVKDLKKRRRAQGEQARAELLSLTQMEREKIVWEFEQLYHSLKEHEYRLLARLEELDLAIYNSINGAITQFSCNISHLSNLIAQLEEKQQQPTRELLQDIGDTLNRAERIRIPEPWITPPDLQEKIHIFAQKCLFLTESLKQFTEKMQSDMEKIQELREAQLYSVDVTLDPDTAYPSLILSDNLRQVRYSYLQQDLPDNPERFNLFPCVLGSPCFIAGRHYWEVEVGDKAKWTIGVCEDSVCRKGGVTSAPQNGFWAVSLWYGKEYWALTSPMTALPLRTPLQRVGIFLDYDAGEVSFYNVTERCHTFTFSHATFCGPVRPYFSLSYSGGKSAAPLIICPMSGIDGFSGHVGNHGHSMETSP; the protein is encoded by the exons ATGGCCTCCGGGAGCGTGGCCGAGTGCTTACAGCAGGAGACCACCTGCCCCGTGTGCCTGCAGTACTTTGTCGAGCCCATGATGCTCGACTGCGGCCACAACATCTGTTGCGCCTGCCTCGCCCGCTGCTGGGGCGCGGCGGAGACCAATGTGTCGTGCCCCCAGTGCCGGGAGACCTTCCCGCAGCGGCACATGCGGCCCAACCGGCACCTGGCCAACGTGACCCAGCTGGTGAAGCAGTTGCGCACCGAGCGGCCGTCGGGGCCCGGAGGCGAGATGGGCGTGTGCGAGAAACACCGCGAGCCCCTGAAGCTGTACTGCGAGGAGGACCAGATGCCCATCTGCGTGGTGTGCGACCGCTCCCGCGAGCACCGCGGCCACAGCGTGCTGCCGCTCGAGGAGGCGGTGGAGGGCTTCAAG gAGCAAATCCAGAACCAGCTGGACCACCTAAAAAGAGTGAAAGACTTAAAGAAGAGGCGTCGGGCACAGGGGGAACAGGCACGAGCTGAGCTCTTG agCCTGACCCAGATGGAGAGGGAGAAGATCGTTTGGGAGTTTGAGCAGCTGTATCATTCCTTGAAGGAGCATGAGTATCGCCTCCTGGCCCGTCTCGAGGAGCTAGACTTGGCCATCTACAACAGTATCAATGGTGCCATCACTCAGTTCTCTTGCAACATCTCCCACCTCAGCAACCTGATCGCCCAGCTGgaagagaagcagcagcagcccaCGAGGGAGCTCCTGCAG GACATCGGAGACACGTTGAACAG ggcTGAAAGAATCAGGATCCCTGAACCCTGGATCACACCTCCAGATCTGCAAGAGAAAATCCACATTTTTGCCCAGAAGTGTCTGTTCTTGACTGAGAGTCTAAAGCAGTTCACAG AAAAAATGCAGTCAGATATGGAGAAAATCCAAG aATTGAGAGAGGCCCAGTTATACTCAG TGGATGTGACTCTGGATCCAGACACGGCCTACCCCAGCCTGATCCTCTCTGATAACCTGCGGCAAGTGCGGTACAGTTACCTCCAGCAGGACCTGCCTGACAACCCTGAGCGGTTCAATCTGTTTCCCTGTGTCTTGGGCTCTCCATGCTTCATCGCTGGGAGACATTATTGGGAGGTAGAGGTGGGAGATAAAGCCAAGTGGACCATAGGTGTCTGTGAAGACTCAGTGTGCAGAAAAGGCGGAGTAACCTCGGCCCCCCAGAATGGATTCTGGGCAGTGTCCTTGTGGTATGGGAAAGAGTACTGGGCTCTAACCTCCCCAATGACTGCCCTTCCCCTGCGGACCCCTCTCCAACGGGTGGGGATTTTCTTGGACTATGATGCTGGCGAGGTCTCCTTCTACAACGTGACAGAGAGGTGTCACACCTTTACTTTCTCTCATGCTACCTTCTGTGGGCCTGTCCGGCCCTACTTCAGTCTGAGTTACTCGGGAGGGAAGAGCGCAGCTCCTCTGATCATCTGCCCCATGAGTGGGATCGATGGGTTTTCTGGCCATGTTGGGAATCATGGTCATTCCATGGAGACCTCCCCTTGA